A part of Pantoea vagans genomic DNA contains:
- a CDS encoding XTP/dITP diphosphatase produces the protein MQKVVLATGNPGKVRELAELLSAFGLDIVAQTNLGVESAEETGLTFIENAILKARHAAQITGLPAIADDSGLAVDALGGAPGIYSARYAGEEASDQQNLEKLLQALENVPDGQRQAQFHCVLVYLRHAEDPTPLVFHGSWQGEIARSASGAGGFGYDPIFYVPALGKTAAGLSKAEKGAVSHRGKALTLLLEAMRNA, from the coding sequence ATGCAAAAAGTTGTGCTCGCAACCGGCAATCCCGGCAAAGTGCGTGAACTGGCGGAGTTACTCTCCGCCTTTGGTCTGGATATCGTCGCGCAGACGAACCTTGGGGTTGAATCAGCTGAAGAGACCGGCCTGACCTTTATTGAGAACGCGATTCTCAAAGCGCGTCACGCGGCACAGATCACCGGATTACCGGCCATCGCCGATGACTCCGGTCTGGCCGTGGATGCGCTGGGCGGCGCGCCTGGCATCTACTCGGCGCGCTACGCCGGTGAAGAGGCCAGCGATCAGCAGAACCTGGAGAAGCTGCTGCAGGCGCTGGAAAACGTGCCTGACGGTCAGCGCCAGGCGCAGTTCCACTGCGTGCTGGTCTATCTGCGTCATGCGGAAGACCCGACGCCGCTGGTGTTCCACGGCAGCTGGCAGGGTGAGATCGCTCGCTCCGCCTCTGGCGCCGGTGGCTTTGGTTACGACCCGATTTTCTATGTCCCGGCGCTGGGTAAAACCGCGGCCGGGCTGAGCAAAGCGGAAAAAGGTGCAGTTTCTCACCGGGGTAAAGCATTGACGCTGTTGCTGGAAGCGATGCGTAATGCCTAA